Part of the Virgibacillus necropolis genome, TCCTGGAGCCTGAGGAAATTTGGGAGGCATTAACAGAAGAAGGCGGTGATCGCTTTGGGCACGTAACCATATCAGGTGGAAATCCTGGATTGCTAGCCCATTTAAATGAGCTTGTTAAGCTGTTACACGAAAAGAATATGAACATAGCACTGGAAACACAAGGGAGTAAGTGGCAGCCATGGTTTATCGACATTGATGATTTGACGCTTTCACCTAAGCCGCCAAGCTCAGGAATGCAAACAAATTTTGAAAAACTCGATCAGATTATTGATCGTTTACGGCAGGATCAAAACGGAACATTCAGTTTAAAAGTAGTAATTTTTAATGAGGATGATTTGACTTACGCGGTAAATATGCATCAAAGGTATCCAGATGTGGAATTGTTTCTTCAGGTAGGAAATGATGATCTAGAAACAATGAATAATGAAAAGTTACTTGGTCATATGTTACGTAACTATGAACAGCTAATTGATCTAGTAATGGAAAGTCATGTATTGAAAGACGTTCGTGTTCTGCCGCAGCTTCATACCTATTTATGGGGGAATAAACGGGGAGTATAGAACTGTGTATATTTAAATAAAAGCCTTCCCTTATTATTTTAGACAATAAGGGAGGGCTTTCTTTAAGAGGATGTTCAAAAAGTCATCAAATGATAAACGGCGAATTTCTCCGCTTTGCTTGTTTTTCTGGTTTCTCATGTAGGAATAGCCTACATTCCGATCTCGGGGACTACGCCGCCTCGAACTTGACGCACAGGACGTGCTAATGTCGACTTTGCAACAGGACGTTGCGTTCTTTGTCGACCTTGTTTCTAATTTGCCGAATTTTTGAACACGCACTTTAAGTTATTATTCTTAACTTAGTATGGAGCCACGGGGAATTGAACCCCGATTACTTGAATGCCATTCAAGTGTAATCCCATTATACCATGGCCCCGAAACACAATTATCAGTGGGTTAATGCCAAGCAAGCATTCTCCCGACTGAGTTTAATGTTCCAATCAATCAGAGATTTATTATAAGCTTTTCTCTGCCGATTTTCAAGTAGCAACTTCTATGGTCTAACCTGCTTCTTGCCTTTTCTTCTTTGCAGCTGGTATTTTGATTGATGCGTATACGAGAGCTGCAATAAGGAATAGGCCTAAGTAGCCAATGAGCGGATAGAAAAAAGCAACAAGTTCTGTGAAGCCAACGAAGCTTGCGGAGAATGCAATAATCATGGTGATACTAACGAACACTTTGAACTTATTTGTTCCTATCTCCGTGAAGCGTGCTCCGAATGCAAAGAACATGCTGACTGCAGTATTGAAAATCATGCCGAACAGGATTATTGAATAAAAAATTCCGAGTACAGGAGAGATATCATCAACAATTTTTAACATCGGCATATCGAAGTTTGCAACGACATCAACTTTTGAGTAGATGGCAAGATGACTTACTAATATGAGAATTCCAAGGCCAAGTCCTCCGAGAAGTCCCCCCATTTTCGCTGCTTTTTCGTCACGTTCAGCTCCTCCCATGACAAGTGACATGGACGCTCCTACCGCAATATTAAAAGAAACATAGTTTATTCCAGCTATGAACCAGTTTGGTAGTGTTGATGGTTGTTCTTTAGCAATCGGATTAAGTTCCGCAAACGATGAATCCATTGTTAGCAGACTGTAAATGGAAACTAGTATTACGCTAATAATTAAAAATGGTGTGATACTCCCAATAACCGCAACCACACGATCGACATTCATCATAATGGTAAGTATGACGAGAACTGTCATCAGCATGGTCCCTAGGAAAGATGGTAATCCGAACTGCTGATCCAGGATAGATCCTGCCCCAGCAATCATGACGACCCCTACGCCAAAAAGGGTGAAGATGATGATGTAATCCACAACAACTCCAAGGTAACGCCCGCTAATCTTATAAACGGCATCTTTATGTGATCTCGTCTGCAAACGACTACCAAGACTCGTCAACGTCATCCCGAGATAAGCGAATAATGCTGTGGCAATTATTGCTCCAACTGTTCCAATAAGCCCAAAGCTTGTAAAGTACTGTAAAACTTCTTGTCCTGATGCGAACCCCGCACCAACAATGATTCCGATAAAAGCGCTTGCAATTTTTAAAATTTTCATGGTGTCCTCCAACTTTTATGTATTATTATGGTGTAAAACCCAAAATGTTGTACTGAAAGAAAATGGCGAATTCTGTCTTATTTTAAACCGTATTCTCTATTTTAACAAATAATCTGTGAAAAACCACGTGTTTTACTAAAATTTTGTCCAACTATTTGATAATTCACTTAAAATGCGTGTACAAAAAAGTCGCAAATTAGCAACAAAAAGCTTAAGGCGCGAGGACTATGAGGAACAAATAATACGTGAGGAAAGAAAAAGCTAAGGAATGAAGAAATTCGTCGTCCAACATTTGGTGATTTTTTGAAAAACCACATAAAATGAAAGTACAAATTAGCATTATTTATGGTATTCTTGAAGCAATATAAAATAAAATATAAAATATAAAAATAGAAAATCTATAGAGAAAGGAGGAAAGTTTTCATGAACAATTCATCCGATCGCT contains:
- the queE gene encoding 7-carboxy-7-deazaguanine synthase QueE; amino-acid sequence: MKIPVLEIFGPTIQGEGMVIGRKTMFIRTAGCDYSCSWCDSKFTWDGSEKSNIQLLEPEEIWEALTEEGGDRFGHVTISGGNPGLLAHLNELVKLLHEKNMNIALETQGSKWQPWFIDIDDLTLSPKPPSSGMQTNFEKLDQIIDRLRQDQNGTFSLKVVIFNEDDLTYAVNMHQRYPDVELFLQVGNDDLETMNNEKLLGHMLRNYEQLIDLVMESHVLKDVRVLPQLHTYLWGNKRGV
- a CDS encoding YkvI family membrane protein, with protein sequence MKILKIASAFIGIIVGAGFASGQEVLQYFTSFGLIGTVGAIIATALFAYLGMTLTSLGSRLQTRSHKDAVYKISGRYLGVVVDYIIIFTLFGVGVVMIAGAGSILDQQFGLPSFLGTMLMTVLVILTIMMNVDRVVAVIGSITPFLIISVILVSIYSLLTMDSSFAELNPIAKEQPSTLPNWFIAGINYVSFNIAVGASMSLVMGGAERDEKAAKMGGLLGGLGLGILILVSHLAIYSKVDVVANFDMPMLKIVDDISPVLGIFYSIILFGMIFNTAVSMFFAFGARFTEIGTNKFKVFVSITMIIAFSASFVGFTELVAFFYPLIGYLGLFLIAALVYASIKIPAAKKKRQEAG